A part of Gossypium hirsutum isolate 1008001.06 chromosome A07, Gossypium_hirsutum_v2.1, whole genome shotgun sequence genomic DNA contains:
- the LOC107953135 gene encoding uncharacterized protein isoform X1, with the protein MKKKADLNDIALAEADIINLKKKVEDLEVQLNQQLEKKSTSMNDSCSQRQPNHHAKKEDKPKGTGAVVKESGSKVALPITSEPAVVHLCLKWLLLLRKLLERGPGDATAVYVSTEKAQKELGWKAKYGIAEMCSDQWKWASNNPWGYQSKP; encoded by the exons ATGAAGAAAAAGGCAGATCTTAATGACATAGCTCTAGCAGAGGCagatataattaatttgaaaaagaagGTTGAAGATCTGGAGGTGCAACTTAATCAACAGCTTGAGAAAAAATCTACTTCTATGAATGATTCATGCAGTCAACGTCAACCAAATCATCATGCAAAAAA AGAGGATAAGCCAAAGGGTACTGGAGCTGTTGTTAAAGAGTCAGGAAGCAAG GTTGCATTGCCTATAACCTCGGAACCGGCAGTGGTACATCTGTGCTTGAAATGGTTGTTGCTTTTGAGAAAGCTTCTGGAAAG AGGGCCAGGAGATGCTACAGCTGTTTATGTTTCCACTGAAAAAGCTCAAAAAGAACTTGGTTGGAA AGCAAAATATGGTATAGCAGAGATGTGCAGTGATCAGTGGAAGTGGGCAAGCAACAATCCATGGGGATACCAGTCAAAGCCTTAG
- the LOC107953135 gene encoding uncharacterized protein isoform X2 has product MKKKADLNDIALAEADIINLKKKVEDLEVQLNQQLEKKSTSMNDSCSQRQPNHHAKKEDKPKGTGAVVKESGSKVALPITSEPAVVHLCLKWLLLLRKLLERLMLVVNSHSTSICQFPFNILSRPRSHLC; this is encoded by the exons ATGAAGAAAAAGGCAGATCTTAATGACATAGCTCTAGCAGAGGCagatataattaatttgaaaaagaagGTTGAAGATCTGGAGGTGCAACTTAATCAACAGCTTGAGAAAAAATCTACTTCTATGAATGATTCATGCAGTCAACGTCAACCAAATCATCATGCAAAAAA AGAGGATAAGCCAAAGGGTACTGGAGCTGTTGTTAAAGAGTCAGGAAGCAAG GTTGCATTGCCTATAACCTCGGAACCGGCAGTGGTACATCTGTGCTTGAAATGGTTGTTGCTTTTGAGAAAGCTTCTGGAAAGGTTAATGCTAGTTGTCAATTCCCATTCAACATCTATTTGTCAATTCCCATTCAACATTCTCTCTCGGCCTCGCTCTCATTTATGCTAA
- the LOC107953135 gene encoding uncharacterized protein isoform X3, with product MNDSCSQRQPNHHAKKEDKPKGTGAVVKESGSKVALPITSEPAVVHLCLKWLLLLRKLLERGPGDATAVYVSTEKAQKELGWKAKYGIAEMCSDQWKWASNNPWGYQSKP from the exons ATGAATGATTCATGCAGTCAACGTCAACCAAATCATCATGCAAAAAA AGAGGATAAGCCAAAGGGTACTGGAGCTGTTGTTAAAGAGTCAGGAAGCAAG GTTGCATTGCCTATAACCTCGGAACCGGCAGTGGTACATCTGTGCTTGAAATGGTTGTTGCTTTTGAGAAAGCTTCTGGAAAG AGGGCCAGGAGATGCTACAGCTGTTTATGTTTCCACTGAAAAAGCTCAAAAAGAACTTGGTTGGAA AGCAAAATATGGTATAGCAGAGATGTGCAGTGATCAGTGGAAGTGGGCAAGCAACAATCCATGGGGATACCAGTCAAAGCCTTAG